A stretch of Desulfobacter hydrogenophilus DNA encodes these proteins:
- a CDS encoding transglutaminase domain-containing protein, producing the protein MKTIPLTMAAALIFWGHQAGYLIPACFMGVVIELARVIKVRWEPSLDQVNKISDTCTVCLAGTIIYFVSLEIQTALVNILRYLPVFAFPLIVVQEYSTIGDIDVRSLYLFKKKIMGETKAVRINLSLAFIIICLISVAAVNNRLFPYYPVAFGILAIIFFFQRTREADIRIWVAAVIIAAIMGFFLQTGFHHAQRIMTRRAWHRMLNDSADPLRGTTALGRVGRLKVSNRIIFRVIPPETDDGGAYLLKEAAYTFLSGNMWTAAQNKFKPVTQSENSNFITGLQPFSDHRGPGRQQADRPVSSKPTLTILTRMKKAKGVLRSPEKILEIDCSAISDVKTNGLGTFVVGDAPGFIIYDVRYGDPGTQIRPPGKLDLLIPDQEKALFQNLAVELGLGPNKPVQKILPKIKKYFFTNFSYTLDLKAGKKTSPITEFMTKTKTGHCEYFATATVLLLRAAGIPARYVSGYMAFEKSVWGDKIVVRRKHAHAWTEVFVNGRWTFFDTTPPSWTAEEKSHFIKTAIPDLFSLMGYGFALLRWGNPETKKKLLWLLVPLGILIIRRLLRKDKKRKEKSLRHTQNHDPSGSMADTPDFYIRKLEEKLIRSGFSRKPPETYEQFFIRIREKAFSRQDIPSLVTVISIHKQLRFGPGPISSQKQRLLKTKINRLVQKCTIINTKSDQIE; encoded by the coding sequence ATGAAAACCATCCCCCTGACCATGGCTGCGGCCCTTATTTTCTGGGGGCACCAGGCCGGATACCTGATCCCGGCCTGTTTCATGGGCGTTGTTATCGAGCTTGCCCGGGTCATAAAGGTACGATGGGAGCCCTCTTTAGACCAGGTGAATAAAATCAGCGACACCTGTACGGTGTGCCTTGCCGGTACCATTATCTATTTTGTTTCACTTGAAATCCAAACGGCTTTAGTGAACATATTGCGTTACCTGCCTGTTTTCGCCTTTCCTTTGATTGTTGTCCAGGAATACAGTACAATCGGGGACATTGATGTTCGTTCCCTCTATCTGTTCAAAAAAAAGATCATGGGGGAGACCAAAGCAGTCAGAATAAATCTAAGCCTTGCATTTATCATCATCTGCCTGATCTCTGTGGCGGCAGTAAATAACCGCTTGTTCCCATATTACCCCGTTGCTTTTGGCATCCTTGCGATTATATTTTTTTTCCAGCGAACCAGGGAGGCCGATATCCGGATATGGGTTGCAGCTGTCATTATTGCCGCAATCATGGGGTTTTTCCTGCAGACGGGCTTTCATCATGCCCAGAGGATCATGACCCGGCGGGCCTGGCACAGGATGCTGAACGACAGTGCCGATCCGCTCAGGGGAACAACGGCCCTGGGACGGGTTGGGCGGCTTAAGGTGTCCAACAGAATTATTTTCAGAGTCATCCCCCCTGAAACTGATGATGGGGGAGCCTATCTTCTAAAAGAAGCCGCGTATACGTTTCTATCTGGCAACATGTGGACCGCTGCGCAAAACAAATTTAAACCGGTAACACAATCAGAGAACAGCAATTTTATTACCGGCCTGCAACCCTTTTCAGACCATCGGGGACCTGGGAGACAACAGGCAGATCGCCCCGTGTCGTCGAAACCAACGCTAACCATCCTGACCCGGATGAAAAAGGCCAAAGGGGTTTTAAGATCTCCTGAAAAGATCCTTGAGATTGACTGCAGCGCTATTTCCGATGTCAAAACAAACGGACTGGGAACATTTGTGGTTGGTGACGCCCCGGGCTTTATAATCTATGATGTCCGGTATGGTGACCCCGGCACCCAAATCCGGCCACCGGGCAAACTGGACCTTCTCATCCCGGATCAGGAAAAGGCATTGTTCCAAAACCTGGCTGTTGAGCTCGGGCTTGGACCAAACAAACCGGTTCAAAAAATATTGCCCAAAATAAAAAAATATTTTTTTACAAATTTCAGCTACACCCTTGATCTTAAAGCCGGGAAGAAAACATCTCCCATCACGGAATTTATGACCAAAACCAAAACAGGGCACTGCGAATATTTTGCAACGGCTACGGTATTGCTTCTTCGCGCCGCCGGCATTCCCGCCAGATATGTATCCGGGTATATGGCCTTTGAGAAAAGCGTTTGGGGAGATAAAATCGTTGTGCGTAGAAAACATGCCCACGCCTGGACCGAAGTGTTTGTCAACGGCCGATGGACTTTTTTTGATACAACCCCGCCTTCTTGGACAGCTGAAGAAAAGAGCCATTTCATAAAAACCGCGATTCCCGATCTGTTTTCCCTGATGGGATACGGATTCGCCTTGCTTCGCTGGGGCAATCCGGAAACCAAAAAGAAACTGCTGTGGCTCCTGGTGCCCCTTGGAATACTGATCATCAGACGGTTACTCAGGAAAGATAAAAAAAGGAAGGAAAAAAGCCTCCGACACACACAGAACCATGATCCGTCTGGCTCCATGGCGGATACCCCTGACTTTTATATCCGAAAACTTGAAGAAAAACTTATCCGCTCGGGGTTTTCCAGAAAGCCCCCTGAAACCTATGAACAATTTTTCATTCGAATCAGAGAAAAGGCGTTTTCCCGGCAGGACATCCCATCCCTTGTAACCGTTATCAGCATTCACAAACAGCTTCGTTTTGGACCCGGTCCCATTTCCAGTCAGAAACAGAGACTGTTGAAGACTAAAATAAACCGGTTGGTCCAAAAATGCACCATTATCAACACAAAATCTGACCAAATAGAATAG
- a CDS encoding DUF1365 family protein, with translation MKSQIFTGKIKHRRYWPVNHDLSYPVYMYAFDIDEFSRLNQRYPLFGYNKSAVTSIHDRDYLQPGNLSIKEKLSELLRRHQIKQSVSNITMITSARYFNYVFNPVSFYYCYTNDHALAAIIAEVNNTYGERHPYVLKAATPGSGKWIATYQTPKIFHVSPFNKVEGIYHFYFSDPKDQLEIKIELFNNNKKILAAEFKGTGVPMTSVNHLKTISKYPFAPHLSIPRIYAHAFKLFFRKKLTFNDKPIPQSPMTMKKQKPGIFETLCQKLVFKALKKITIGGFKIKMPNQEIINFGHPEDSPPVIMEIKDLNFFPRMILDGEIGLGEGYMHSEWDTPDLLKLLKILIQNRDHFSDGNLLLSFFTRIKEKTDHDSRINSIKNTPENIRAHYDLSNAFYELFLDNQMMYSCGMFEQPDDSLEKSQEHKMMRILTQADIRDTHHILEIGCGWGGFAVFAAQKTGCHVTGITISKAQYDRACQRIIDEGLGDRITIKLQDYRHITGKFDRIVSIEMVEAVGAQFLSTYFKRGQALLKPGGRMLFQSIIIEDKRYKNYCKERDWIQKHIFPGGHLPCLKVLKDTISEHTDFHISDVHHMGTDYATTLAHWRDRFLSNKNNIIRLGFDETFFRKWMYYFSICEAGFTVGGIDDIQVSLTL, from the coding sequence ATGAAATCTCAAATTTTTACAGGAAAAATCAAACATCGTCGCTACTGGCCTGTAAACCATGATCTGTCCTATCCTGTGTACATGTATGCCTTTGATATTGATGAATTTTCACGTCTCAATCAACGATATCCCCTTTTTGGTTACAACAAATCCGCGGTCACATCCATTCATGACAGGGATTACCTTCAGCCCGGAAATCTTTCAATCAAGGAAAAACTATCTGAATTGCTCCGCCGCCATCAGATCAAACAGTCTGTTTCCAATATCACCATGATCACATCTGCCCGGTATTTTAATTATGTGTTTAACCCGGTCAGTTTTTATTACTGCTATACTAACGATCATGCACTTGCGGCAATCATTGCTGAAGTCAACAATACCTACGGGGAACGTCATCCCTATGTGCTCAAAGCCGCTACGCCGGGATCCGGCAAATGGATTGCAACATATCAAACCCCCAAAATATTCCACGTGTCCCCATTCAACAAAGTTGAAGGCATTTACCACTTTTATTTCTCAGATCCCAAAGACCAATTGGAAATTAAAATCGAGCTGTTCAATAATAACAAAAAAATATTGGCCGCAGAATTCAAGGGAACGGGTGTGCCTATGACCTCTGTCAATCATTTAAAAACAATATCGAAATACCCGTTTGCTCCCCACTTAAGTATTCCCAGAATATATGCCCATGCATTTAAGCTGTTTTTCAGGAAGAAACTAACCTTTAATGATAAACCGATTCCCCAAAGCCCCATGACAATGAAAAAACAAAAACCGGGGATTTTTGAAACCCTTTGTCAAAAACTTGTTTTCAAGGCACTGAAAAAAATCACCATCGGCGGCTTTAAGATTAAGATGCCGAATCAGGAGATTATCAATTTTGGCCATCCCGAAGATTCCCCGCCTGTGATCATGGAAATAAAGGACTTAAATTTCTTCCCAAGAATGATTTTGGACGGTGAGATCGGATTGGGTGAAGGATATATGCATTCTGAATGGGATACCCCGGACCTTTTGAAATTGTTAAAGATCTTAATTCAGAACCGGGATCATTTTTCAGACGGCAACCTGCTGCTTTCGTTTTTTACCCGGATAAAGGAAAAAACCGATCATGACAGTCGCATAAATTCAATAAAAAATACCCCGGAAAACATCCGGGCCCACTATGATTTGAGCAATGCCTTTTATGAACTTTTCCTGGATAATCAGATGATGTATTCATGCGGCATGTTCGAACAACCAGACGACTCCCTGGAAAAATCCCAGGAGCATAAAATGATGCGTATCCTGACCCAGGCAGATATCCGGGACACCCATCATATTCTTGAAATCGGATGCGGGTGGGGTGGTTTTGCGGTGTTTGCCGCCCAAAAAACCGGCTGTCATGTGACCGGCATTACAATCTCCAAAGCACAGTATGACAGGGCATGCCAACGCATAATTGATGAAGGGCTTGGAGACCGGATCACCATCAAGCTTCAGGACTACCGCCATATAACAGGCAAATTTGACCGGATTGTCTCCATAGAAATGGTCGAGGCTGTGGGGGCACAGTTTCTTTCCACATATTTCAAACGGGGGCAAGCTCTTCTAAAACCCGGCGGCAGGATGCTCTTTCAGTCCATCATAATCGAAGATAAACGATATAAGAACTATTGCAAAGAAAGGGACTGGATTCAAAAACATATTTTTCCGGGCGGTCATCTGCCATGCCTGAAAGTTCTTAAAGACACCATATCAGAACATACCGATTTTCATATATCCGATGTCCATCACATGGGCACCGACTATGCCACAACCCTGGCGCACTGGCGGGATCGCTTCCTGTCAAATAAGAATAATATCATCAGGTTGGGCTTTGACGAGACATTCTTCAGAAAATGGATGTATTATTTTTCCATATGTGAAGCGGGGTTTACCGTTGGTGGCATAGACGATATCCAAGTCAGCTTAACCCTTTGA
- a CDS encoding SDR family NAD(P)-dependent oxidoreductase, with translation MIRLKESILVERSLGYVYRYTSDFSHIQDWDPGVISSFRVDQKKIGVGSRYDLVLKFGPFRPKMRYEIVEYAPLSRVVLNGVGESFTAMDTIVFTKTVTGTQIDYQADIRFHRFGNVIEKILSPIMKKTGENAMAGLKHKLSRTQDLPNKTMWFKSGAGLPDYLADHLIVPGMILFSRFGYALGRRFWSEPKGVLYGKKIVLTGGTSGIGKAAAFKLAEKKAFLTIIARNRIKAEQVQQEIVKKTGNPHIDFLIADLSLMQDIREVSETLKASKKNIDVLINNAGALFNERKNTPEGLEQTFATDLLGVFLLTQYLKDALAASKSPRIINVSSGGMYTQKIEVNDLENSQGQYNGAKAYARAKRGVVILTQIWAEQFKKYGIRVNAMHPGWVDTPGIERSLPEFHQLVKRILRTPEQGADTIVWLASSKRAGQYTGLFWLDRRPHETVIFPGTCESAQERQILWEKLNAFLSKG, from the coding sequence ATGATAAGATTAAAAGAGTCCATTCTCGTTGAACGATCCTTGGGTTATGTCTATAGATATACCAGTGATTTCAGTCATATTCAGGATTGGGACCCAGGGGTGATTTCTTCGTTCAGGGTAGATCAGAAAAAAATTGGCGTTGGTTCACGATATGATCTTGTTTTGAAGTTTGGCCCTTTCCGTCCGAAAATGAGATATGAGATTGTTGAGTATGCACCCCTTTCCAGGGTTGTATTGAACGGGGTGGGCGAGTCCTTCACGGCAATGGATACCATTGTTTTTACAAAAACAGTCACTGGAACACAAATCGACTACCAGGCAGATATCCGCTTTCATCGGTTTGGTAACGTTATTGAGAAAATTTTGTCTCCCATAATGAAAAAAACAGGTGAGAACGCCATGGCAGGCCTAAAACATAAACTTTCCCGAACCCAAGATCTGCCCAATAAAACGATGTGGTTTAAATCAGGGGCTGGCCTGCCTGATTATCTTGCAGATCATTTAATTGTCCCCGGAATGATCCTGTTCAGCCGATTCGGGTATGCGTTGGGCAGAAGATTCTGGTCAGAACCAAAAGGTGTGCTATACGGAAAAAAGATCGTATTGACAGGCGGCACCTCCGGGATTGGGAAAGCGGCCGCATTTAAACTTGCAGAAAAAAAAGCCTTTTTAACCATTATCGCCCGGAACCGTATAAAGGCAGAACAGGTTCAGCAGGAAATTGTTAAAAAGACCGGTAACCCGCATATTGATTTTCTGATTGCAGACTTAAGCCTGATGCAGGACATAAGGGAGGTCTCAGAAACGCTTAAGGCTTCTAAAAAGAACATTGATGTTCTCATTAACAATGCCGGTGCATTGTTTAATGAGCGCAAAAACACCCCAGAAGGATTGGAGCAGACATTTGCGACGGATCTTCTGGGCGTCTTCTTGTTGACACAGTATTTAAAGGATGCCCTTGCCGCATCAAAATCTCCAAGAATTATCAATGTATCATCCGGCGGTATGTATACCCAGAAAATTGAGGTAAACGATCTTGAAAACAGCCAGGGGCAGTATAACGGGGCCAAAGCCTATGCCCGTGCGAAAAGGGGTGTGGTCATTTTGACCCAAATCTGGGCTGAGCAGTTTAAAAAATATGGCATACGGGTAAATGCCATGCATCCCGGGTGGGTGGATACCCCGGGTATTGAAAGGTCACTGCCTGAATTCCATCAACTGGTGAAAAGGATTTTAAGAACGCCGGAACAAGGTGCGGATACCATTGTTTGGCTGGCATCTTCAAAACGGGCGGGTCAATATACAGGGTTGTTCTGGTTAGACAGGCGTCCCCATGAAACCGTCATCTTTCCCGGGACCTGTGAATCAGCACAGGAAAGGCAGATTCTCTGGGAAAAATTAAACGCTTTTCTGTCAAAGGGTTAA
- a CDS encoding UDP-glucose--hexose-1-phosphate uridylyltransferase yields MPEHELFEPNPKDQSHRRFNLLTGEWVLVSPHRTDRPWTGQQEEPNKGQAVQYDPGCYLCPGNQRASGKSNPMYTQTFVFTDDFPALGPDTGLGKYPLDPLLQIAPESGLCRVICYHPRHDLTMARMTEDQIRTVINVWINEFNTLGQKKDIAYIQIFENKGDIMGCTNPHPHGQIWANSAIPNRPLKEDFRQQCYMQDHDRCLLCDYLERELKERNRIVFSNDSFVCLVPFWAAWPFETMILPRRHMGAINFMDEKEKTDLSIIIRQLGICYDNLFETSFPYSMGIHQQPLIKGSVGTSAIWHFHFHYYPPLLHAKGRKKHIAGYEMLAMPQRDITPEKAADMLRSQRRIHYLETPLS; encoded by the coding sequence ATGCCCGAACACGAATTATTCGAACCAAACCCGAAGGACCAGTCCCACAGGCGGTTCAACCTTCTGACCGGGGAATGGGTCCTGGTCTCTCCTCACCGAACAGACCGACCCTGGACCGGACAGCAGGAAGAACCGAACAAAGGACAAGCCGTCCAGTATGATCCTGGATGTTATCTGTGCCCGGGCAACCAGCGGGCTTCGGGAAAAAGCAACCCAATGTACACCCAAACCTTTGTTTTCACCGATGACTTTCCTGCCCTGGGACCTGACACCGGTCTGGGAAAATACCCTTTGGACCCCCTGCTTCAGATAGCACCGGAATCAGGTCTGTGCCGGGTCATCTGTTATCATCCCCGGCATGACCTGACCATGGCACGCATGACCGAAGATCAGATCCGTACCGTAATTAATGTCTGGATTAATGAATTCAATACCCTGGGGCAGAAAAAGGATATCGCCTATATCCAGATTTTTGAAAACAAAGGGGACATAATGGGCTGTACCAACCCCCACCCCCACGGTCAAATCTGGGCCAACAGCGCCATTCCCAACAGACCGTTGAAGGAAGACTTTCGGCAGCAGTGCTACATGCAGGACCATGACCGTTGCCTGCTATGCGACTACCTTGAACGGGAACTCAAGGAAAGAAACCGCATTGTTTTTTCCAATGATTCCTTTGTATGCCTGGTGCCTTTCTGGGCGGCCTGGCCCTTTGAAACCATGATTCTTCCCCGGCGCCACATGGGGGCCATTAATTTTATGGATGAAAAAGAGAAAACGGATCTTTCCATCATTATCCGGCAGCTGGGTATCTGTTATGACAATTTGTTTGAAACCTCATTCCCCTATTCCATGGGGATTCACCAGCAACCCCTCATAAAAGGATCGGTCGGGACAAGTGCCATCTGGCATTTCCATTTTCACTATTATCCACCGCTTCTACACGCCAAAGGGAGAAAAAAACACATAGCGGGCTATGAGATGCTGGCCATGCCCCAGCGGGACATCACCCCTGAGAAAGCCGCCGACATGCTCAGATCACAACGCCGTATCCATTATCTTGAAACGCCGTTATCGTAA
- a CDS encoding 4a-hydroxytetrahydrobiopterin dehydratase, whose translation MKYLTEHKCVPCEKGGPVATIDEINAYKPQIPEWDIVDNKGIQSLMRVFHFKNFKQALAFVNQVGELAETEYHHPTLILDWGRVEVLWTTHKIKGLHKNDFSMAAKTDTLFES comes from the coding sequence ATGAAATACTTAACTGAGCACAAATGTGTTCCCTGTGAAAAAGGTGGTCCTGTTGCGACAATAGATGAAATAAATGCCTACAAACCTCAAATTCCTGAATGGGATATCGTTGATAACAAAGGAATCCAGTCCCTAATGCGTGTGTTTCATTTTAAAAATTTCAAACAGGCTTTGGCCTTTGTCAACCAGGTGGGTGAATTGGCCGAAACCGAGTATCATCATCCCACCCTGATTCTGGACTGGGGACGAGTGGAAGTTTTATGGACAACCCATAAAATAAAAGGTCTACATAAAAATGATTTTTCCATGGCGGCCAAAACGGATACTCTATTCGAATCTTGA
- a CDS encoding transposase, producing MVKRNLRKESLDGWFILAQNTENVKLIRCKHKSVWVGQTTVDPKGHALPRPIVFKVTERYEEKGEPLLFPKIEVETYWITITGLSPQEVINLYHDHGTSEQFHSEIKSDIGLERFPSCHFSSNSLILHLALLAYNTLRIIGQISLEEQDENNLPVNRRKTVSRRRLRTVMQDLMYMAGRLIYSGRRWSISFGKINPFAQLAENVLHRLRCSPG from the coding sequence TTGGTTAAGCGCAATTTACGTAAAGAATCTTTGGATGGCTGGTTTATCCTGGCTCAGAATACTGAAAACGTTAAATTGATTCGCTGTAAACACAAAAGTGTGTGGGTCGGGCAAACAACTGTTGACCCCAAAGGGCATGCATTGCCACGTCCGATTGTCTTCAAAGTGACTGAACGATATGAAGAAAAAGGAGAACCCCTGCTTTTTCCCAAAATCGAAGTAGAGACCTATTGGATTACCATAACCGGGCTGAGCCCCCAAGAGGTCATTAATTTATACCATGATCATGGAACCAGTGAACAATTTCACTCAGAAATTAAAAGTGATATTGGGTTAGAACGGTTCCCCAGCTGCCATTTTAGCAGCAACAGCCTGATTCTCCATCTCGCTCTTTTGGCGTACAACACCCTTAGAATCATAGGCCAAATTAGTCTTGAGGAACAGGATGAGAACAATCTTCCGGTCAACCGTAGAAAAACAGTCTCACGAAGGAGGTTAAGAACAGTCATGCAGGACTTAATGTATATGGCCGGCCGTTTAATTTATAGTGGCAGGCGGTGGAGCATTTCATTTGGTAAGATTAACCCATTCGCCCAATTGGCTGAGAACGTATTGCACCGATTACGTTGTTCTCCCGGATAA
- a CDS encoding AAA family ATPase, with amino-acid sequence MTGFNTYTKLFQSITNIIKGQDHTITLLLSGVAAGGHILLEDAPGNGKTTLAKALAFSADADFKRIQFTPDLLPSDICGVSIFDPSTQQFRLHKGPVFTNILLADEINRASPRTQSALLEAMAESQVSIDGEILKLDDFFFVIATQNPVESRGTYPLPEAQMDRFALKLSMGYVRPDDEVAILTNQETKEPVNAVTPCVTTSEILGMKQAVEHVFISQELKYYIVSLVGQTRTHKGITLGAGHRASITLMKTAKAYALFSGSDFVTPEHIQELAIPVMAHRLVLDPEFSFSGNSSAGTIHDIVRSTKAPG; translated from the coding sequence ATGACGGGATTTAACACCTATACAAAACTTTTTCAAAGCATTACCAACATTATAAAAGGCCAGGATCACACGATCACGCTGCTGCTTTCAGGCGTCGCTGCAGGCGGGCATATCCTGCTTGAAGATGCACCCGGTAACGGCAAAACCACCCTGGCCAAGGCTCTGGCGTTTTCCGCAGATGCAGATTTTAAAAGGATCCAGTTTACACCAGATCTTTTGCCGTCGGATATCTGCGGCGTCTCCATTTTTGATCCGTCAACACAGCAGTTCAGGCTTCATAAAGGCCCGGTCTTTACAAATATCCTTTTAGCCGATGAAATCAACCGGGCATCACCGAGAACCCAGTCTGCCCTGCTCGAAGCCATGGCAGAATCCCAGGTCAGCATTGACGGGGAAATTTTGAAACTGGACGATTTCTTTTTTGTCATCGCCACCCAGAACCCTGTGGAATCCAGGGGCACCTATCCATTGCCCGAGGCCCAGATGGACCGTTTTGCCCTGAAACTGTCCATGGGTTATGTGAGGCCCGACGACGAAGTGGCCATCCTGACAAACCAGGAGACAAAAGAGCCGGTGAATGCAGTTACCCCCTGTGTAACGACATCGGAAATCCTGGGCATGAAACAGGCAGTTGAGCATGTATTTATCAGCCAAGAGCTTAAATATTACATCGTCAGCCTTGTGGGGCAGACCCGGACCCATAAAGGCATCACCCTGGGCGCCGGGCACAGGGCCTCCATCACCCTGATGAAGACGGCCAAGGCTTATGCCCTTTTTTCAGGCAGTGATTTTGTCACTCCCGAACATATCCAGGAGCTGGCCATACCGGTGATGGCTCACCGCCTTGTTCTGGACCCGGAGTTTAGTTTCTCCGGGAACTCAAGCGCTGGCACCATTCACGATATTGTCAGATCCACCAAAGCGCCGGGGTAG
- a CDS encoding DUF58 domain-containing protein, with translation MRKTSTKCLYHAYARFAKYGFWKKNKFSMSGSFLIYALILTACLGLDTFRSMVYQLFSLLFSLFAVSAILSFKSPKGLFAERILPEYGTAGTPVSYTIFVENRTNRPKKGFEIRERFSNTTPSLQAFANAREPHEHLRNPWDRKLKIQRWQWLTRQKQNAVVTRQPVPAVPPESRVAVRAELTPLNRGYIYLNGFTFLKKEPLGFMRAFYHTTSEARLLVLPRRYNVPALNLPGSRKHHTGGIALTSKVGNSDEFISLREYRPGDPMRLIHWKSLAKTGKLIIRENRDEHFVRHALILDAHAPEGATQAFEAAVSIAASYVANLATGESLLDLFFAGNRVYHYASGRGLSGNTKFLEILALIQPTKTSAFAPVSRSVLKYKQRLSGCILILTCLDNERLDFLNSLKTNGITTTVFLVADANAVPPSGPVHLVNPNNIEASLNKAGQIP, from the coding sequence GTGAGAAAAACGTCAACAAAATGTCTTTACCACGCGTATGCCCGTTTTGCCAAATATGGTTTCTGGAAAAAAAATAAATTTTCCATGTCCGGCAGTTTTTTGATCTATGCCTTGATCCTGACCGCCTGTCTGGGTCTGGATACCTTTAGAAGCATGGTTTATCAGCTGTTTTCGCTGCTATTCTCGTTGTTTGCCGTTTCCGCCATCCTATCCTTTAAATCCCCAAAAGGACTCTTTGCGGAACGGATTTTGCCGGAATACGGCACCGCAGGCACCCCCGTCAGCTACACCATCTTTGTTGAAAACAGGACAAACCGTCCTAAAAAAGGATTTGAAATCCGGGAGCGATTCAGTAACACGACTCCCTCCCTGCAGGCCTTTGCCAATGCCAGGGAACCCCATGAGCATTTACGAAATCCCTGGGACAGAAAGCTTAAAATCCAGCGCTGGCAGTGGCTGACCCGCCAAAAACAAAACGCGGTGGTAACACGTCAACCGGTGCCGGCCGTTCCCCCGGAAAGCCGGGTTGCCGTCCGGGCGGAACTGACGCCTTTAAACCGGGGGTATATTTATTTAAACGGATTCACCTTCCTTAAAAAAGAACCATTAGGGTTCATGCGTGCCTTTTATCATACAACCAGTGAAGCCAGGCTCCTTGTTCTACCCAGACGCTATAATGTCCCGGCGCTAAACCTGCCCGGGTCCAGAAAACACCATACAGGCGGCATTGCCCTGACATCAAAGGTGGGCAACTCCGATGAATTCATCTCGTTAAGGGAGTACAGGCCAGGGGATCCCATGCGCCTGATCCATTGGAAAAGCCTTGCCAAAACAGGGAAATTGATTATCCGGGAAAACCGAGACGAACATTTTGTCAGACATGCCCTGATCCTGGACGCCCATGCACCGGAAGGCGCAACCCAGGCGTTTGAGGCGGCTGTAAGTATCGCCGCCTCCTATGTGGCAAACCTGGCCACGGGCGAGTCTTTGCTGGATCTTTTCTTTGCAGGCAACCGGGTCTATCATTACGCTTCGGGCAGGGGGCTTTCGGGCAACACAAAATTTTTAGAAATCCTTGCATTGATCCAACCCACAAAAACCAGCGCATTTGCACCGGTATCCCGATCCGTTCTCAAGTACAAACAGCGTTTAAGCGGCTGTATTTTAATACTCACCTGCCTGGACAATGAACGCTTGGACTTTCTCAACAGTTTGAAGACAAACGGCATCACCACAACCGTCTTTCTTGTGGCAGACGCAAATGCAGTCCCCCCCAGTGGTCCTGTTCACCTGGTTAATCCCAATAATATTGAGGCAAGTCTGAACAAGGCAGGCCAAATCCCATGA